A window of the Plasmodium vivax chromosome 12, whole genome shotgun sequence genome harbors these coding sequences:
- a CDS encoding hypothetical protein, conserved (encoded by transcript PVX_116875A) encodes MNFYSQKIINRGNNRNENEDPNFGATESNLNNLGNVTNPYVGKKIYEGGYNKPSNNLIPSAPFENNFYQSSAAPKGFNFAQNGGSGGGNLNHNSVVTSPFNNPPSASHDVDTSGDSFFGSFISSNKNKLKENENKREQDEEEEEEELPLLEELGINFDLISKRMKSVFMFYKIDDTLFENSDLSGPLIIVLALGFILLLAGKASFSYIYLIGIVSSLSIYLLLNMMSQVGKNKSR; translated from the exons ATGAACTTTTACAGccagaaaataataaaccgGGGAAATAACCGAAATGAGAATGAAGACCCCAATTTCGGGGCCACCGAAAGCAACCTAAATAACCTAGGCAACGTCACAAACCCATAtgtaggcaaaaaaatatatgaaggTGGCTACAACAAACCAAGCAATAATCTAATTCCCAGTGCCCCCtttgaaaataacttttACCAAAGTAGTGCCGCACCAAAAGGTTTCAACTTTGCTCAGAatggtggaagcggtggggGCAACCTCAATCACAACAGTGTGGTGACGAGCCCATTTAACAACCCGCCAAGTGCTAGCCACGATGTGGACACAAGTGGggactccttttttggaagcTTCATCTCaagcaataaaaataaattaaaagaaaatgaaaataaacgagaacaggatgaagaggaagaggaggaggaactgCCCCTACTGGAAGAATTAGGAATCAATTTTGACTTAATTTCGAAAAGGATGAAATCtgtttttatgttttacaA AATCGACGACACGCTGTTCGAAAATTCAGACCTTTCCGGGCCGCTCATCATTGTCCTCGCCCTGGGGTTCATTCTGCTGCTG gcCGGAAAAGCCTCCTTCAGTTACATCTACCTGATCGGAATTGTCAGCAGCCTGAGCATATACCTTCTTCTCAACATGATGAGTcaggtgggaaaaaataaaagtagaTGA
- a CDS encoding Isy1-like splicing domain containing protein (encoded by transcript PVX_116880A), with product MARNVEKGRSMLNQWLKAKELSEQKSFFKIPKRVNEVEDLETAVSCRRHIIKEICNKIKEIQNYSLSDQHIRELNDQINKLISIKNKWEIRIIELGGPDYQTESNTLINAHCSELKGNNNYKYFGAAKNLKGVKELLLKESDDRKKFILKKKKENRFFDKHVNIHYFGYCDDQNEMLLREELKMQNRLEQDDLKTLKRIRSLKNYN from the exons ATGGCGCGGAACGTTGAGAAGGGGAGGTCGATGCTGAACCAGTGGCTGAAGGCCAAGGAGCTGAGCGAGCAGAaaagcttttttaaaattcccaAGAGGGTGAACGAAGTGGAGGATTTGGAGACCGCCGTGTCGTG CCGCAGACATATCATCAAAGAAATATGCAACAAGATAAAGGAAATCCAAAACTACAGTTTGAGCGACCAGCATATAAGGGAGCTGAACGACcagataaataaattaatttcgatCAAAAATAAGTGGGAAATTCGGATAATCGAG CTGGGTGGCCCGGACTACCAAACGGAGTCGAACACGCTGATCAACGCGCACT GCAGCGAACTGAAGGGAAACAACAACTACAAGTACTTCGGGGCGGCGAAAAACTTGAAGGGCGTAAAGGAACTACTATTAAAAGAAAGCGACGATCGGAAAaagtttattttaaaaaaaaaaaaggaaaacagaTTCTTCGATAAGCATGTAAATATTCACTACTTCGGTTATTGTGATgatcaaaatgaaatgctACTGAgggaagaattaaaaatgcaGAATCGACTCGAGCAGGACGATTTGAAAAccttaaaaaggataagatcactaaaaaattataattaa
- a CDS encoding hypothetical protein, conserved (encoded by transcript PVX_116882A) — protein sequence MEDTLLKHGIVDFGGNKNALELWKKYATEEAQRESAKRREAKRGDTWLNLCGQRVHHWRDPNCFPECQSDELPPNDGRQCGQGEEGKNDTLMSEKNKCRKDSPEKLVPPPERGKKKKKDEEEEEEEEEEEEEEEEEEEEEEEEEEEEEEEEEDEEEEEEEEEEEEEEEEEEEEEEEKEKALLPRERKTYVEGFEKLLEKLNEDTEQNFKKHQNDQKGETPAQCIVTYKNFECRNADVTYKEDADFFRFFYSSVCLIKENKTLIPRGNYLYELIHPQTSSSFPVPNKLNDYLVKLYINNKWRLVFVHLTGLPQNGRNKFSSCHSLDETELWPHILLDALLTCFEAFHLPDYHFYLLEMLTGLKCINKPCDFIPFGDHLRAQKCFFIPCAVLFGQGSDTSGERSSVNLCDPADVAGSPPCLHEEQSANLCVVPKSSPPHEDHPPGRFFFLICSVEKGHIKIKCENVKPRHCTPYPDYQQSVLKAKKNVLLKGYAYINDRGNIRIKDTELVPVSNLTPPNGSPQGGDEADQGEDKNGSTHNMTREPQTDSCNDAYGGRCDITVNEGNAQQVLQLIRRNLPDEKKSTKRHKPVSEESDGRLHRMGTSKLAKKVTPTLFPFR from the coding sequence ATGGAGGACACCCTTCTCAAACACGGAATTGTAGATTTCGGGGGCAACAAAAATGCGCTGGAGCTGTGGAAGAAATACGCAACGGAGGAGGCGCAAAGGGAAAGCGCCAAAAGGAGGGAAGCCAAGCGGGGGGACACTTGGCTGAACTTGTGTGGCCAAAGAGTGCACCACTGGAGAGACCCAAATTGCTTTCCCGAATGTCAGTCGGATGAGCTACCCCCGAATGATGGCAGACAGTGCGGGCAAGGCGAAGAGGGGAAGAACGACACGCTAATGAgtgaaaagaacaaatgcCGCAAAGATAGCCCTGAAAAGTTGGTACCCCCCCCTgagcggggaaaaaaaaaaaaaaaagacgaagaagaagaagaagaagaagaagaagaagaagaagaagaagaagaagaagaagaagaagaagaagaagaagaagaagaagaagaagaagaagaagaagatgaagaagaagaagaagaagaagaagaagaagaagaagaagaagaagaagaagaagaagaagaagaagaaaaagaaaaagcgcTGCTACCACGGGAGAGGAAGACCTACGTGGAGGGGTTCGAAAAGCTTCTGGAGAAGCTAAACGAAGACAcggaacaaaattttaagaagcaccaaaatgatcaaaaaggagaaacaccTGCCCAATGCATAGTGacgtataaaaattttgaatgcCGAAATGCAGACGTAACTTACAAGGAGGATGCCGATTTCTTCAgatttttttactcctctGTATGcctaataaaagaaaataaaaccctCATACCTAGGGGGAATTATTTATACGAGTTGATACATCCTCAAACGAGTTCCTCCTTCCCAGTGCCAAACAAACTGAACGACTACTTGGTTaaattgtatataaataataaatggcGTTTAGTTTTTGTGCATCTCACCGGGTTACCGCAGAATGGGAGGAATAAATTTTCGTCCTGCCACTCTCTCGATGAGACAGAGCTATGGCCACACATCCTCCTGGACGCTTTGCTAACATGCTTTGAAGCTTTTCACCTGCCCGATTACCATTTTTACCTCCTCGAGATGTTAACGGGGCTCAAATGTATTAACAAGCCATGCGACTTTATCCCCTTCGGGGACCACCTACGGGCGCAAAAGTGTTTTTTCATCCCCTGCGCGGTGCTCTTTGGCCAGGGGAGCGACACGAGCGGCGAGAGAAGCAGCGTCAACCTTTGCGATCCTGCTGACGTAGCCGGGTCACCCCCCTGCTTACACGAAGAGCAAAGTGCTAACCTATGTGTGGTTCCAAAGAGCTCCCCCCCTCATGAGGATCACCCGCCCGGacgtttcttcttcctcatctgCTCGGTGGAAAAAggacatataaaaataaaatgcgaaaatgtgaagcctCGCCACTGTACACCCTACCCAGATTACCAACAGTCTGTGCTCAAAGCAAAGAAGAATGTTCTCCTCAAAGGGTATGCCTACATCAACGATAGGGGAAACATCCGAATTAAAGACACCGAATTGGTGCCAGTAAGTAATTTGACTCCCCCGAATGGTAGTCCCCAGGGGGGAGATGAAGCAGACCAGGGGGAggataaaaatggaagcacCCATAACATGACGAGGGAACCCCAAACAGACAGCTGCAACGATGCGTATGGTGGTAGGTGTGACATCACCGTGAATGAAGGCAACGCTCAGCAGGTGCTCCAGCTGATTAGGAGAAATTTACCAGATGAGAAGAAAAGCACCAAGCGCCACAAACCGGTCAGCGAGGAATCGGATGGCAGGCTCCACCGAATGGGCACCTCCAAATTGGCCAAAAAGGTAACTCCCACGTTGTTCCCATTTAGATAG
- a CDS encoding hypothetical protein, conserved (encoded by transcript PVX_116885A) — MCTPWQNALKDQCNWLDEGELERLTQTVHVQYACQYLVKTNGSFLTKGESIFFLVGRSHFGVASTSRYAKNMAAQNRAAKFQGTQKNPSKVKLKKKDSRRDPLASASNATQEESFPYLILICSVCIKRGGGSSEVALPPGDYKTEYSPNGPNVRSSSNECTPSGDALVGRSEEALSDGLHTFCFSFFSCKGGRRKRRAGGDPVVRKRSEEKRPIFSHVVNPQGGLLNLLTSKLGSVPGVVADGSVIRGGGNSGLHVGLSPRDILNCECFVRKIGEERLTRIEDAKGGDKSDRERNPPLRVLPPNLFLNNSGYDEWGDYPFDEEIRKRDIHLRVGLEHFFLVYVKRRRRGDFSVEWLLGGKNKTKKGETSKGAKKSDNTQNGSNSPHLPSEEKLISCSFMSVEEYLERKLKMKMAFLKKKLTIGGECPVKVLLKYTVTIPQVGNLRAPLFYVIHKVNELKVMPHLDLYICNVTKWRGGKKKKKKKSKRNEENMEEQEKEEEEEDDGEDEDDPRDGVKTPFYKISMENFIHKIGIPPCDKDADEAKDECTYLFLVVPKKVERLIGRDLHFEIAVAAPPGEKDASSEEHTKRKKTNIRVNEVSSFCKSYNFNQEGEHIEMDVKNDSQREHTSGGVDSKNGNSIVAEKKDNQRSVPMDALHLNTCNCPKKTKKFTFIKKIAINGRSDSTWGAIYVDLKNPHLFKNIFVKLLKVKRKKISHEKCANLNFITNNWGREIIRKRRRKKSVFFKHVELSTTDEYALQVEVNMLSHSAQKRVKQDSSPVCLPQRGNDQSETPSEERSYVHPNILVNVLLNFSEEVSLEEDTFNEDVESEMKKFFDFGKINLENITLASQPKHMDNIFSLKNDLLFRYRGNYDEIFRHLSKVCSGDIQGDIPSALPLGENSHPCDGKGKRYTKGTPNWVNPLSDNHYDDLLCTNEAGETPPLEPSISKEQFFQALSSVLKLSKETSTYVESKLLHAGSGRVERSAFAQMLQAVGSETACLSFGAPENGDKQDKQDKFEKQDKLDKFEKYPFAKLVDLPPNAHREEKKRKADDPTSKEFEASFDSLLSLSAAAKKTIDDVKASYNLKNKVDAFKIKMDAELQLRGNTFYSLGGKTASATRTAVRKKRALVDKTKKGAYNPKGNEKETFHVQQRIDPPVENLQDLINAVKRVNPSSQLNGAKGMKMEISKMMKERKAFIENVKNSVKTKRFKNLPPEELKEMHQKGNELKLNIYNPNVMQYIKTHYLLLDRLNDLKALLNPSKLKKSKMTTHEKETLNVEEAVADKKLFMQLFRECSDVIKNENHLQLSDSYKNLCKDAQQIFNKLMEGTQGEKKEAAQ, encoded by the exons atgtgcacccCCTGGCAGAACGCCCTCAAGGACCAATGCAACTGGCTAGACGAAGGCGAACTGGAGAGACTCACCCAAACAGTCCACGTGCAGTACGCATGCCAATATTTGGTAAAAACGAATGGCAGCTTCTTAACCAAAGGGGAATCGATTTTCTTCCTCGTGGGTAGAAGCCACTTTGGAGTTGCGTCCACCAGCaggtatgcaaaaaatatggcTGCACAAAATAGGGCTGCTAAATTTCAGGGGACTCAGAAAAACCCTAGTAAGGTTAagctgaagaaaaaagacaGCAGGCGTGACCCTCTGGCAAGTGCTTCCAACGCCACACAGGAGGAGAGCTTCCCGTACCTCATTCTCATTTGTTCCGTCTGCATCAAGCGGGGTGGAGGCAGCTCCGAGGTGGCACTCCCTCCGGGCGATTACAAAACGGAATATTCGCCGAATGGACCAAACGTAcgaagcagcagcaacgaATGTACCCCTTCAGGTGATGCACTTGTAGGGCGAAGTGAGGAAGCCCTATCTGACGGGCTGCAcacattttgcttttcttttttttcctgcaaagggggaaggaggaaaaggcgCGCAGGGGGAGACCCCGTGGTGCGAAAGAGGAGCGAGGAAAAGCGGCCCATCTTCAGCCACGTTGTTAATCCCCAAGGGGGGCTTCTCAACTTGTTAACATCTAAACTGGGCAGCGTCCCAGGAGTAGTCGCCGATGGAAGTGTCATCCGTGGCGGTGGTAACTCCGGTCTGCATGTGGGGCTCTCCCCCAGGGACATCCTCAACTGCGAGTGCTTTGTCAGGAAAATAGGCGAAGAGAGACTCACACGAATTGAGgatgcaaaggggggagataAATCGGACAGGGAAAGAAACCCCCCCCTCCGAGTCCTCCCTCCAAACCTTTTTCTAAACAACAGCGGGTACGACGAATGGGGGGACTACCCCTTTGATGAAGAAATTCGCAAAAGGGATATACACCTGAGGGTGGGTttggaacattttttccttgtgtATGTGAAGCGCAGAAGGAGGGGCGATTTCTCCGTTGAGTGGCtcttggggggaaaaaacaaaacaaaaaaaggggaaacctcaaaaggggcaaaaaaatcggataacacacaaaatggaagtaaTTCGCCGCATTTgccaagtgaagaaaaactgATTAGCTGCTCCTTTATGAGTGTAGAAGAATATCttgaaagaaaattaaaaatgaaaatggcgtttttaaaaaagaagctgACCATAGGGGGGGAATGCCCGGTAAAGGTGCTGCTAAAATATACAGTGACGATCCCCCAAGTGGGGAACCTACGTGCGCcgcttttttatgtaattcatAAAGTGAACGAGTTAAAGGTTATGCCCCATTTGGACCTATACATTTGCAATGTGACTAAGTggaggggaggcaaaaaaaaaaaaaaaaaaaaatcgaaaagaAATGAGGAAAACATGGAGGAGCAGGagaaagaagaggaagaagaagacgatgGAGAAGACGAAGATGACCCCCGCGACGGAGTGAAAAcccctttttacaaaatttcgATGGAAAATTTCATTCACAAAATTGGCATTCCTCCATGCGATAAGGACGCCGATGAGGCGAAGGACGAATGCACCTACCTCTTCCTCGTCGTGCCAAAAAAGGTGGAGAGGCTAATCGGAAGGGACCTCCATTTTGAGATAGCCGTTGCTGCCCCGCCTGGCGAGAAAGACGCCTCCAGTGAAGAGCACacgaagagaaaaaagacaaacatACGGGTGAACGAAGTTTCGTCCTTCTGCAAAAGTTATAACTTCAACCAGGAGGGTGAGCATATCGAGATGGACGTAAAGAATGACTCTCAAAGGGAGCATACCTCAGGAGGAGTTGATTCAAAAAATGGTAACTCCATagtggcggaaaaaaaagacaaccAAAGGAGTGTACCGATGGACGCCCTCCACCTCAACACTTGCAACTGTCCAAagaagacaaaaaaatttacatttataaaaaaaatcgccatCAATGGCAGGAGCGACAGCACGTGGGGTGCCATTTACGTAGACCTGAAGAACCCCCATttgttcaaaaatattttcgtcAAACTGTTAAAAgttaagcgaaaaaaaatctccCATGAGAAATGCGCCAACTTAAATTTTATCACTAACAACTGGGGGAGAGAAATTATACgaaagaggagaaggaagaaaagcgttttttttaagcacgTAGAATTGAGCACCACCGATGAATACGCCCTTCAGGTGGAGGTGAATATGCTTAGCCACTCTGCTCAGAAGCGGGTGAAACAGGACAGCTCACCGGTGTGTCTTCCTCAAAGGGGAAACGACCAAAGTGAAACCCCCTCAGAAGAACGTTCATATGTCCATCCAAATATCCTCGTAAACGTTTTATTAAACTTCTCCGAAGAGGTCTCCCTAGAGGAGGACACCTTCAACGAGGATGTAGaaagcgaaatgaagaaattttttgaCTTTGGAAAAATCAATTTGGAGAATATAACTTTGGCTAGCCAGCCTAAACATATGGacaatattttttcgctAAAAAATGACCTCCTATTTCGCTATCGAGGCAATTATGACGAGATTTTTAGGCACCTCTCAAAGGTGTGTAGCGGTGACATCCAGGGGGATATCCCCAGCGCCTTACCTTTGGGGGAGAATTCTCACCCCTGtgatggaaaaggaaagaggtACACCAAGGGGACTCCCAATTGGGTCAACCCCCTCAGCGATAACCACTATGATGACCTCCTATGCACGAACGAAGCGGGAgagaccccccccctggagccATCAATAAGCAAAGAACAATTTTTCCAGGCCCTGTCCTCCGTTTTAAAATTATCCAAAGAGACATCGACCTACGTGGAGTCAAAACTTCTTCACGCGGGAAGCGGCAGGGTTGAGAGGAGCGCCTTTGCTCAGATGCTCCAGGCGGTGGGGAGCGAAACGGCTTGCCTCAGCTTTGGCGCGCCGGAAAACGGGGACAAGCAGGATAAGCAGGACAAGTTTGAGAAGCAGGACAAGCTGGACAAATTTGAGAAGTACCCGTTCGCCAAGCTGGTGGACCTCCCCCCGAACGCCCacagggaagaaaaaaagcgcaagGCGGACGACCCCACGAGCAAAGAGTTCGAAGCCTCCTTCGATAGCttgctttccctttccgCGGCCGCAAAAAAAACCATCGATGATGTGAAGGCCTCctacaatttgaagaacaaaGTAGACGCATTtaaaatcaaaatggatGCAGAACTGCAGCTCAGGGGAAACACCTTCTACTCCCTTGGAGGTAAAACTGCAAGCGCCACGAGGACCGCCGTTAGGAAGAAGCGTGCCCTTGTAGATAAGACAAAAAAGGGCGCATACAACCCCAAGGGGAATGAAAAA GAAACATTCCACGTGCAACAGAGGATTGACCCCCCAGTTGAAAACCTGCAGGACCTCATAAACGCCGTCAAAAGGGTAAACCCCTCCAGCCAGCTAAACGGCGCAAAGGGCATGAAAATGGAAATctccaaaatgatgaaagAGAGAAAGGCCTTCAtcgaaaatgtaaaaaatagcGTAAAGACGAAGCGGTTTAAGAACCTCCCCCCAGAAGAACTGAAAGAGATGcaccaaaagggaaacgaattaaaattaaacatttaCAACCCTAATGTTATGCAGTATATCAAGACGCACTACCTCCTGCTGGACAGACTAAACGACTTGAAGGCCCTTCTGAACCCCTCcaaattaaagaaaagtaaaatgacCACCCATGAGAAGGAAACACTCAACGTAGAAGAAGCGGTGGCGGATAAAAAACTATTCATGCAGCTATTCCGGGAGTGCTCGgatgttattaaaaatgaaaaccatCTTCAGTTAAGCGATTCCTATAAGAACCTATGTAAGGACGCTCAACAGATTTTTAATAAACTGATGGAAGGCAcacagggggaaaagaaggaagctGCCCAGTGA
- a CDS encoding hypothetical protein (encoded by transcript PVX_116890A) encodes MAHLNCDERLYNKTALYSPGGDSTLNGLHEVPLNYFDPPWGGPPGNLLHTLHEERTSSAVLPTDGRKKKREKKKKTKIRMCYNCKAPTTGEGGRTAADKGSYLKDKHFGESKQGDYKRAMINITADEHSSEGDYTDGTDHTVATLDQWKKPRKKFMGKYFFSEIASSLLHPWSGSPPSTAPQSGVVNPRLDCLHYRIAARGKGREGCSRPEIVVRF; translated from the coding sequence ATGGCCCACCTCAATTGTGATGAAAGGCTATATAACAAAACGGCGTTGTACTCTCCAGGGGGGGATTCCACTTTGAACGGTTTGCATGAAGTACCtttgaattattttgatCCCCCGTGGGGGGGTCCCCCTGGGAATCTTCTTCACACACTCCACGAGGAGAGAACAAGTAGTGCAGTTCTTCCCACAGatgggaggaagaaaaaaagagagaaaaaaaaaaagactaaaATTCGGATGTGCTATAATTGTAAGGCACCCACGActggtgaaggaggaagaactgCCGCCGACAAGGGAAGCTACCTGAAAGACAAACATTTTGGTGAGTCCAAACAGGGAGACTACAAACGTGCAATGATAAACATCACGGCAGATGAACACTCTAGCGAAGGGGACTACACAGATGGTACTGACCACACTGTAGCTACTTTGGACCAGTGGAAGAAGCCTCGAAAGAAATTTATGgggaagtattttttttccgaaatAGCTAGTAGTTTGTTGCACCCTTGGAGTGGGTCTCCTCCCTCTACTGCCCCCCAGTCGGGTGTAGTGAACCCTCGCCTGGACTGCTTGCATTATCGGATAGCGGCGAGGGGAAAGGGGCGGGAGGGCTGCAGCAGGCCGGAAATTGTCGTCCGATTTTAG